DNA from Solanum stenotomum isolate F172 chromosome 3, ASM1918654v1, whole genome shotgun sequence:
ATAATTCCAAGTCTTCAAGTGTATCCAATAGgaacccttatgcctctatttatagtgtaacatagaggcatacaaaaggttagtcataaacatgacattaaacatgaatataaagaaggaggttatggaggtgaaaggttacaagaataattattataaaggtggaggttatcttcataataGAGGGAAGTAATGTAGTAACTTCTTGGAGTATTGGATTATCTTCCTAATGGAGGGAAGTAATGtagtaacttcttggtgtagtggacatccacaatatattcttttttgaaaatatattaataataaacatattttctttaactaatattatgaaaaaataattgatttatattttttcaaattaatatatttcaattgaattgatagtaaaaactaaaagtatgaagtttgaattgaacattgtgaaatgcatgtttgataaaaacattaatatataaataaaatgtcataaattattaaatgtttcACAAAATATAAGctatcaagtctaattaaaaaatgacgtgcagtgtgaattcaatattactaaaacaaatgaaactgaaaatataacataagttataaattcaaaacaaaaaatttaacataatactctaatagcaaatttcaacatagcatgcatagatatgatttttttttttcttaaaaatgaaaacgtaagtctataaccttacttaacaataaattttattttaattaaaaattagaatactaataaaattatgctaataagaaaataagcatgacataaagaaatagataatatgaaaaaattgcatagaatcacgtaaagtaaggttgagaacaagaagaagatgaaatataataatataaaaaaaataaacttttacatatttttagaaataaaaaaaaagaacttaaaataatagaattaaaaaaaattaaaacaaaaaaataaaaaaaaaagaaattaaaaagtaatcagcTGGTAATTACACTATGTAATTACCAACAATTCACAACCTCTGTCTGTGAATTGTAAAGTGTAATTACCCCTGCCAATTATACCAATTACTTACTGATCAAGTAATTATCTGTCCAATCAAATAGgacaaataatataattacaCTCAATTACACTCAATTACACTAAATCCAATTACCAGACCTTCCAAACTGCCCTAATAGTTTCTAAAGCACAACAGTTCAACTCAGAAAAAGTCAACTCAATCAAAGACATTTATTTAATGGAGAGTTTTTCGTCTATATCTGTTAAGTACTAAAGAGAGGGAATAAACGAGTAAAAAAAGcaatagaaaacaaaaatagacagagaaataaaaggatttttttttttatctattttctttcTCAAGAGAAGTAATAAAAGAATAAGTAAATcagtacaaaaaaataataaagaagaaaaaaaggctaCCTATACAATGTTCGATTGATTTTGCGTGAGTGTGTTTTTTCTCGCgcttcaaatttattttctgtATGAATTGTTTTTTTCTGTATCTTTTAACTAGAAATCTAATAAGTAGATTTCTATATATGTTGTTATCGTTTTTATAttagttgttatgtttttttttatcgcaatcttttatttttatatttattttgatttgttgtacTCGAGTCAAGCGTCCTCCAAATATAGCATGTCTACTTATACAAGGTAATGAGAagatctagtatatatatactctattTTCGTGTGATTTTATTGGTGTATGTTGTAGTTATTGTATTTATCGATTCTCTTCCAAATGGCCTTtggctcaattttttttctttctaatttacGAATCCTATGTAAGATAGATGTCTAAAGGGAtaattaattgatatattttttatgagcATACCTCACAAAGATACGTCTCGGAAATATCACGAATTAAATAATAGGACCTAGAGGATCATATCCCATGGCGAAGGTAGATATGGAGCCAGAAGTATATGgattagaattttaatttttttaaataattgggttctaaattaataatatgtataaattttaaaaataaatacaattttgGAATCAAAACAACCTAGTTGACTCTCTAACTCTGTCCCGATCCTTCTACAGTtgtttataatatattttgttttcattttagcAGTCAACTTAGGTAACGAGCTTCCAGCTAATGAGCAAATCGTATTTAATATATCGCTGCAACGCGTCCCGCACTTATCTCATCATTCCTATTTTCCTTTGCTTTTAATTTGACCTTGTTATTTAGTTGCATGACAACATGCCCTATGTTTAGTTTACCTACAATGAGGGAGGATAAATAATTTCCTTTctagtcttttctttttttgggggGAGGAATGAGATTCAAGTGAAGGACGGAGGGTCTCAACTCACATTTCGAATttcgaaattcaaacaaatttttcatatatcttttaattattttaaattaccaGTTATTgtaacttataatattttttacataatttacaaatatataaatttcattttaaaaaatttgaaccGAATTTCAATTgtttgactcttgaaaaacaaaatgtgtcgcataaattgagacatatGTAATATTAATTACACTATAGGGAAAGCTTTTAGAAACGTTCCTAAGtagtataataattttttgttgatcaatatGTGCTTgctattgaaaaaaaaaagaagttaaatcaTGAAATTTTACATGCGCATCTTTGCATTATGTTCCTCCAAAACAACAATAGTATGGTTTGAGCCTAGGAATAAAGAAATACTCGGTAGAAAGCCTTTTTTATGCACGAATCTGAATTAGTCAGGTTAAAAGATACTAAATATAAGatcattaaaggaaaaaaaagacaagaagaagaagtcacTGTGTTCTGCATAAATATCAAATTAGCCACTTTTTATGAATGGGAAACTAATAGGTGCCACTACTATTGAGTACATTGACAGAAAGACCATAAAAAATCAACCTAAAGAAGTATAATTCCCCTAGATACAGGGTATTGAACTGTAAatcttttttcaaattacaaaccAAAACTTACAATTCATATCCAACAGGAAATATGTTTAACTTAATAGTAGTAGTATATTGGAATTGCTTGAGAAGCAAATGAGTGGCAATAGCTTTTTAAGTAGTGTAACCCTTGTCATAGTCTTGCTCATCAAAAACAAATCTCTTCCAAAACCAATGATCCCTCCATATGCTTTCCATATTTTCAATTGGCAAATTCCTTGTCTCTGGCAAGAAAAAGTAGACAAATACAGTCATGATTGCAACCCATgccccaaagaagaagaaaatccCTGATTTTAGATGGCAGAGCATAGCCAAGAAAGTCTGAGCAATTATAAAAGTGAATATTAACCCCACAGCCACTGTTATGCTTTGTCCTGCTGACCTTATTTCTAATGGAAATATTTCACTTGGAACTAACCATCCTAATGGACCCCATGACAAACTAAAACCTGCAACATAAATGCATATCAACACCAAAACCAATAGCCCATACCCCTTGCTCAACACCCCATGATCTCCTAACTTAACTGCCATTATTATCCCTATCAATATTTGTGATACAAACATTTGGATTCCCCCAAAACTGAACATAGCCCTTCGCCCCACCCTGTCAACTATCAACAATGCTAAGAAAGTCGCGCTGGTGCCTACCACACCTGTCACCACAGCAGACATAAGTGATGCACTCGCGCCTAGGCCTATTGTTTGAAACAGAATTGGAGCGTAGAAGGAGATCACGTTGATCCCAGTCACCTGTTGGAAGAATGGTATTAATATTGACATAACAAGTTGTGGCCTGTATTTCCGTTTAATGATTTGCTTAAAAGGATGCTTGACGGCTTTTGACTTGTCACTTGCTTTGATGAGATCGTCTAGTTCTGCTTGCACATCGGTTGTACCACGTACACGTTGTAGAATCTTCTTAGCTTTTTGATGATCATTTCCATGTTGAATTAGGCTGTTTGCAGTTTCTGGGAGAAAAAATGCTCCTATTGTTAGAAATGTAGCAGGAGCTGCAGCCATTGCTAAGGAAATTCTCCATCCCCAACCACCTTTAATCTTTTGAACACCGTAGTTAAGAAGGCTAGCAAATAGTACTCCAATTCCTACACATAATTGGAACGCGATATTGAAAGATCCCCTGTACTTAGCTGGTGCCATTTCTGAAAGGTATAAAGGGACTGCCTGCAGCCATAATTCAGACATATGTTATGAAATATATACACAGCTAAAAGTAGTACtacaatttatgaaaaaaacgCGTTAATAGGAAGAGAAAGTGTACCTGATTTGCAAAACCAACACCTACACCTAGCAGGATTCGACCAAGTAATAACATGTAGATATTGGATGCTGCACCTCCAAGGGCAGAACCGATGAGAAATGCTATTCCACCGATTATAATTGATGGTCTACGACCATATGTACGAGTGACTGGTGAGGCTAAGAAGGAAGCAATAAGACCAGCAATGTATAAAGAGGAAGTGAAAGAGGTCAGTAGTTGGCTGTCAAATACACAGTAGTTGCTTATTTCAGCTACATGTGTCATCTTAGTGAACACTTCTGGGAAGAATTTCTTCAGAAACGGCGCCATAGAGATCACTCCTCCTGTAAAACACATGAGTAAAAGTTAGCAACAACAAATTTGAGAAATATGTAAACATGTTCTGTTGAGGAAACATTTGAAAGAACCTGAAATTCCGATATCATAACCAAAGATGATTCCTCCGGTGGCAGCAACGATGGATGATAACACCACAAACCACGTAATCCTTCCATTGTAATCCGCGGAACCCTCACTTGTTGGGACAATACCAACTGCCATTTCTTCTCTACAAGTTCAAATTAAACTGTGTAGAGTGAAATTTGCAAGTATGAATTGTAAGGTCTGACTTATGTAACATGAACTTATAAGAGTAAGATATATAATAAGCTATACATCATGACTAATGCACAGCTACAAAATCAACATGgctaaataaattaatttggtCAATGCCTTGCAATTGGATGGCGTATCTactactctttaattatttggACTTTAGTGTcatatatataacaattaattataagttgAACTAGTCATATTTTTGGGCTTCTTATCTTGTTGTCACACTTTCCTGTATTATGGCTAGTCTTGGCAATTTTCTCCTAATTAAGTGGATTCACGTTACATGTTCTCTTGtttacatattttaatttcGTCAATACATCGTATCAATTTACAATTCTTGATTGATCATGAGAATATCTACAATTTCTTGGAATCAATGCAGACTTTGGTACCAATAGGACAAAAAACAAATGCCCTGTAGCACGTTACGATACATATATTGAGCAGTTGACTAAGTAGATATTTTCACTTGTAACTAGCAAGCCCAGTACTGGACCCCAAGACAAACAAAGTAAATGCAAATCAAGATCAATCAAAACTGGTAAACTGTACCACTTGTTCAGCCCAGTCACACCACATATGGTCCCTTAAATAAGCACCATAATTGCTCCAATCAACATTTGAATTCCTCCAAACTGAATCAGTAATTAATCTCTGCCGGACTCGgtctataatatatatagtaatgaCAAGAAAAAAAGATTGCATCAGCTCTAACAACTCCCATAACCACTCACTATCACCTAACCCAATTGTTCTAAATAgtagtattaattaattttgcatggaaattaattaattttggatTGCTATTAACAAGACAAGTTGAGGTTTTGTATAATATCTTTAAATAGGTGTTATTTGACGTGAATTTCATTAATGAGGTCATATAGTATAACTTTGACATATTCTATTCCATGGATTCTTGGCAGCCTTCTCTTAGCCTTTTACATATTGATCATTGTCAAAATGTTGGTGTCATTATTACTCTTTTGTTGATCTtcgtaattaatttttaataaattaatgatgtttagtaagtagttttttaaaaattcatatatagaAATTAGAAAATTGAGAGTAACTCTGATAGCAAGTCGTATTATTGCTGAACGCAATGAGGGTCAATAACacttaatatttctttttaaaatacatagccaaattttatatttttacttgtcactgaTCTTCATGTTTTTATCCTATGTCTaaacaattattatattttattatttcgtTCTTtgaaagtattttatttttattcatgagtgttttaattatatataattctaATAGCtagtttatcaattttttttcttttagggaAGTAAATTGCAATAGTCATATATTTCAGAAACTGTGATTCTTATTGTTTGAGAGTTAAGATTTTAGAGTTAATTTGCATCTTATAATAActtcttttaggaaaaattataaGGATATTGTGTTTAAGGCTTTAATtatagtataaaatatatttttttatttacaaaactaagtttttaattacaaatataatatttaaagacaatacactttttttttattagtgtgCTTATTTTTTGGGACTCATATGTTTCTCTCTCGTATTACTCTCTCATCTCTTTCATTCATCTCTTCCATTGTTAGTATCTAGGTTAAAACCTCCATtcttgataatatttttggctCTTTTCTATTcttgcttttttaaaaaaaaaaaaacatctctaattcaagaacaaaaattgttttggttattattttttatgatgaaaattttcatggactTTACTTCTAGAAAGTGTCTTAGGTCAAAGCTTCGACACAATATTAATAGCCTTATCGTATGTTCTAAATTTCGTTTTGAGTTGAATGCATTCACTTTATGTCCCTATAAGTGATATATGTTTTAGTGTATGTATTTTGATGGATGGTGTGGTTAAATTATTGGAGATctattgattcaaaattgtgaTATGTTATACTGCATATGTTTTGGTGGATGGTGTGGTTAAATTTTTGGTGGTATGTAGGTTTAGAACTATAAGAAAAATTGAGATAATCTCTTTTGAATaaactaagaaaaaattaagataaataaattaaaaataaatagagtacCAAATAGATAGAGAAACCCacttttttcttgttatttagCAATTTTTCCCACCGAGAAATAGATCGAGGATAGGtagaatttaaaaagaaaatggtgaAATTTCAAATTGGCACAAAgaacatgataaaaataaatatagaatcCGTACAAACAACGGAAGTTCAATAATAAAACCTTAATGTTTTCACTTAAGAATATATGATTCCTCCCGAGTGAAATTGTTGGGGAGAAGAAATAAGTATAACTAAATAATATGACTAATTGTAACTTTGCGATCAGATTAATTAAATGTGTTTacaattgataaaataaattagtccaatctttattataatattttaatttgaaaagaaaCTAATATAAGAATTAGATTATTAAAAAGGCATTTCCAATAATTAAAAAGGcgttttcaaataatttatatatttaaaaattatatacaaaatactataaatcacaataagtaataacttaaactattttaaaacgTATTTACAAAATTACGATTCAAGAAGAACTTatgttaactttcaaaattttatttgtatcacataaattaaaataaaaagagtgaCATATATTAGGCTCGTAACATAgacttatatatatacactagttACGGAAATTCCGTATTGTGCACGTGATCGAGATTAgttcacaaatttattttttaagtgatattaattaaataatatgaaatcatcTCATTTTTGAGCGTAGAAGTTcatgattaaaatatttttcaccatcgattgttgatttttttactGACGTTCAAAATAATGAAGCTATAACTAAAGAAGTTAAAGCGGGTCCCATAATttcgaaaaaattatatactaattaaattaaaatagaacaaaaaaaaataatttttaaatttttttctaaaaatccTCTTATTGAAGCAAGCACATTGACGTAAATATGTCTGCTTCAACTTGAAACTCTCTCTTCTATAATAAGAAGTATATACATATTCTATTCCCTGGATTCTTCGCAGCCTTCTCTTAGCCTTTTACATGATCGTTGTCAAAATGTTGGTGTCATTATTACTCTTTTGTTGATCTTCataatcaatttttaataaattaatgatatttagtaagtagttttctaaaaattcatatataaaaattagaaaaattgagAGTAACTCTGATAGCAAGTCGTATTACTATTGAACGCATTGAAAGTCAATAACACTtagtatttctttttaaaatatatagcCAAATTTTATATCTCTAGTTGTCACTAATCTTCGTGTTGTTATCATATGTCTaaacaattattatattttattatttcgtTCTTtgaaagtattttatttttattcctgAATGAGTgttttaactatatataatactaatggctaatttattgattttttttttcttttaggaagATGAATTGTATGATagtcatatatttaaaaatttgtgaTTCTTATTGTTTGAGAGTTAAGAATATGTTAGTGTTAATTTCCATCt
Protein-coding regions in this window:
- the LOC125859908 gene encoding hexose carrier protein HEX6-like; the protein is MAVGIVPTSEGSADYNGRITWFVVLSSIVAATGGIIFGYDIGISGGVISMAPFLKKFFPEVFTKMTHVAEISNYCVFDSQLLTSFTSSLYIAGLIASFLASPVTRTYGRRPSIIIGGIAFLIGSALGGAASNIYMLLLGRILLGVGVGFANQAVPLYLSEMAPAKYRGSFNIAFQLCVGIGVLFASLLNYGVQKIKGGWGWRISLAMAAAPATFLTIGAFFLPETANSLIQHGNDHQKAKKILQRVRGTTDVQAELDDLIKASDKSKAVKHPFKQIIKRKYRPQLVMSILIPFFQQVTGINVISFYAPILFQTIGLGASASLMSAVVTGVVGTSATFLALLIVDRVGRRAMFSFGGIQMFVSQILIGIIMAVKLGDHGVLSKGYGLLVLVLICIYVAGFSLSWGPLGWLVPSEIFPLEIRSAGQSITVAVGLIFTFIIAQTFLAMLCHLKSGIFFFFGAWVAIMTVFVYFFLPETRNLPIENMESIWRDHWFWKRFVFDEQDYDKGYTT